A stretch of the Elephas maximus indicus isolate mEleMax1 chromosome 3, mEleMax1 primary haplotype, whole genome shotgun sequence genome encodes the following:
- the APCS gene encoding serum amyloid P-component, which produces MDKLLLWVSVLITLPEAFAQTDLSGKVFVFPRESSSDHVSLITKLEKPLLNFTVCFRAYSDLFRPYSLFSYNIQGKDNELLIFKSKVGEYSLYIGGTKVTAKVLELFPAPAHVCASWESSSGIAELWVNGKPLVRKGLKQGYSVGAHPKIILGQEQDTYGGGFDKNQSFVGEIGDLYMWDSVLSPEEIQLTYKGNPLNPNILSWKDLNYEVKAYVIIKPLVWS; this is translated from the exons ATGGACAAGCTGCTGCTTTGGGTCTCTGTCCTCATCACTCTCCCGGAAGCCTTTGCTCAAACAG ACCTCAGTGGGAAAGTGTTTGTGTTTCCTAGAGAATCCTCTAGTGACCACGTGAGCTTGATCACAAAACTGGAGAAACCTCTGCTGAACTTTACCGTTTGTTTTCGAGCCTATAGTGACCTCTTCCGACCCTACAGCCTCTTCTCGTACAACATCCAGGGCAAGGATAATGAGctactaatttttaaaagtaaagttGGAGAGTACAGTCTGTACATTGGAGGCACCAAAGTTACTGCTAAAGTTCTTGAGCTGTTCCCTGCCCCAGCACACGTCTGTGCCAGCTGGGAGTCCTCCTCGGGCATTGCCGAGCTCTGGGTCAATGGGAAGCCTTTGGTGAGGAAGGGTCTGAAGCAGGGATACTCTGTGGGGGCTCACCCCAAGATTATCCTGGGACAGGAGCAGGACACCTATGGGGGTGGGTTTGATAAGAACCAGTCTTTTGTGGGAGAAATCGGGGATTTGTACATGTGGGATTCCGTGCTGTCTCCAGAAGAGATCCAGCTTACATACAAGGGCAATCCCCTCAATCCTAATATCCTGAGCTGGAAGGATCTGAACTATGAGGTGAAAGCATATGTCATCATCAAGCCCCTGGTGTGGAGCTGA